Below is a genomic region from Bacteroidia bacterium.
TTGGAGTGAACGGTATTGGCAATGGGCATCCTTTATGCCGGAGCAGGATGCCAGGGATTTACTTGTTAGAACGAATGAGGTTGAATTTGAAGTTAGGAAAATGAAGCTGCTGAGACATTTGAAAGCAGAACCGGGAATGAATGCAGTTTTTAAAACAGACATGGAATTGGTATTGCAAAACGATATGTTGGTGAAAGTAGATTTAATGAGTATGGCCAATAGTTTGGAAGTTCGGGTTCCGTTTTTGGATTATAGGGTCGTAGATTTCATTTTTTCACTACCAGATACCTATAAAATTGATGCCAGTGGAAGAAAACGTATTTTGCGGGATGCATTTAGATCAGTTCTTCCTCAGGAACTATACACCAGAAATAAGCAGGGTTTTGAAGTTCCTCTATTGAAATGGTTCAGAACTGAATTGAAGAGTAAAATAACGGATGATTATTTAGCTCCTAAGTTTATTAAGGAGCAAGGTGTTTTTCATAATGATAAGGTTCAAGCTATTGTTCAACGAATGTTGTCGAACAATCCGGGAGATAGCGCCACCCATGTTTGGAACTTATTGGTTTTTCAAAATTGGTGGAGAAAGTATTACAAGCAATAATTAATCCTGCCAGTGAAAAAGGAAGTCCACAATAAAACATGATTGCACACATAGGAATTAATTGATTTTACTCAGGAATCAGGTGAAAGGAAAAGGTTTATTTTTGCACAGTGAAAGAACAAGGAATTCATAGCATTCATAGGGTATTAGTGTTGTGGATGTTGGTTTTATATAGTGTCGGTTTGTTTCGATCGTATGCTCCGTTTGTGGATTATGCCTTAAATTACAACTACATTACCAAGGTATTATGCGTCAATAAAGAGAAGGCGGGCAGTTGTTGCAAGGGAAGTTGTCATTTAAAAAATCAGTTGAAGAAGGCAGGAGATGAAGGTTCTAAGCCTTCGGGATATCAGCTAAATAACTTATTAGAAGAATATGATTTAGGGTTTGAATTGGAATGGGAGTTGCCGGTTTATTCGGAGTTTTCTTCCCGAACCTTGTGGCTTTATTTACCTTTTATTCCTGCCGCATTGTCGGAAAGGGATTCGCCACCACCTCAGCCATTAGTTTGAAACAGACCATCCGATTGAAAGCAATTGGATATTAGTTCAACTAATTAATAACTGATGATTTTAAGAAATTTTACTTTCGTAATCCTTCTCCTGCATTTAGGAATCCCAATGGCATGGTCACAAAGTTGTGATTCGGCTAGGGTTTGCACCTGTGATGGGGAAGACAGAAGTCCGGCAGGATTAATGTTCGGACACCACCATGCCAGCAATTCCTGGATGGTTTCATATCGATTTATGTTTATGGACATGAATCAATTGGCCCAAGGCAGACAAGGGATTACTTCCGAAACCGCTTTTAATACCTATTTAATGGCACCTACCACTATGCAGATGCAAATGCATATGCTTATGGTAATGTATGGAATTAGTCCTTCCTTTACGGTGATGGGTATGGCCAATTTTGTTGGACAAACCATGGATATGGAAATGTATGCCATGGCCATGCATCACCACGAAGACATGGTTGGTACCGGTGACATGTTGACTATGAATTCAGCTTCACTGGGATTTTCGGATACCAGGTTCATGTTGTTGTATCATGCTTACGATGATATGAGAAGTAGGATAGTTCCCAGTTTAGGAATTAGCATTCCAACCGGTAGTATTGGTAAACGAGATGAGGCGATGGCTGTTTACTTTAATTCCCGAATGCCCTATATGATGCAATTGGGGACGGGCACAGTGGATATTCAGCCTGGGCTAACCTATTTATTTGATACTGAAAATTGGAGTGCCGGAGCTCAGGCTTATTACACCATTCGTCCTTATAAAAACAAATGGGGATATCGATGGGGAAATGAATTGGAGGTTAATGTTTGGGGAGGCAGACAAATTTGGAATTGGTTAAGTTTAAATATCCGAAGTCAAACTTTGGCTAGCGGAACCATCAAAGGAATGGATTCCGGTTTGTATGCTTATCAGGAACCCGGAACCAACCCTATTAATTATGGGGGATTCAGGTCGAATTTATTTGGAGGTGTTAATTTTCATTTACCTCAAAAATTATTGCCAAAGCAAAAGTTTGGGGTAGAATTTGGTGGTCCTGTTTATCAAAACAACAACGGCATTCAACTCCGGAATAAGTGGGGAATAAATGCAAGTTGGACTATAACTTTTTAAAGAAAAAAAATGAAAACAAGCAATTTTATTTTAGGAGTAATTTCCGCGTTTATCCTTATTGGCTGTGGCAAAGAAGAGCCCATAGATACCTCAGCGTACGGAAAAATTGAATTTCATATGCATTCAACCTTGGGAGTTCGTGAGATTCCGGCTTATGGATTAAAGGATACCATGCCTGATGGGCGGGGGGTATTGGTTCAAAAGGCAAGGATGTATATTTCACATATTGAATTGCAAAAAAAGGATGGTACCTTGGTGCCTTTAGATGGAAAGATTATTTTAACTGAACGAGGAATTGAGGCGTATGAACTTGGCGATGCGCCTGCCGGAAATTACAATGGAGTAAGATTTTATATTGGATTGGATGCTTCACAAAACACCCGGGAATCTGTTGCCGGCGACCAGGTTTTAGGAGATGAAGGAATGTGGTTTAGTACTAATCCTCAGGTGGATGGACGGAAATACATCCATTTTGTTGGAAAAGTAGATACCAGTTTGGCAGGAAATCCGGATTCAACACAATGGAAACCTTTTGATTTTCAACTTGGTACTTCTAACCATTACCAACAAGTTGTGTTACCTGTTAAGAATTATTCCATTATTCCGGGTCAAACCCATTTCGTTCATTTGGAGATTGACTTTGGGAAATTGTTATCCGGGTTAGATTGGAAAACAAGTGATTTACAAGTAGTTGGTGTTGGTGGGAATAGTACCAGTTTGTCTCAGGATTTAAAACTACAAGCTGCTACCATGATAGGATATGAAGACTAAACTATTCATACTGTTTTGGGTTTTGTTATCTTCCTGTACCACCAAGGATAATTGTGAGAATAATCCTTCAGGTTTATCTTATGAACAGCATATTCGTCCTATGGTGGAACAAAACTGTTTGGGTTCGGGCTGTCACCAGGGAGGGGTTCCGGCAGGTGGATTAAATTTGTCAGATACAAGCAGTTATAGCCAGCTATTAAGTCAGGGTTCTGGATATGTAAAACCGGGAAATTCAGGAGGAAGTTTGTTGTATATTCAATTAATTTCCAAAGGCAATCCAATGCCACCCAGTGGGAATTTAGGAAGTTGCGAATTGGAATTAGTTAAAACCTGGATAGATCAGGGCGGGGTTAAGTAAACAAATTGAGCAGATGTAAAGGAAATAAGCAGATAAAGGTTGATAAGTTCATATAAAATAAGCCAATTTTCTTTGTTCAGGTGAGTATAGATGTCTACTTTCGCAGACCAAAATAAATTCTGTAATTACAATATAAAATCAACATGAAAATCACAGTAGTAGGTGCAGGTAATGTGGGTGCAACCTGTGCAAACGTTATCGCACACAAAGAGTTGGCCAACGAAGTAATTTTGTTGGACATTAAAGAAGGTATTGCTGAAGGTAAATCTTTGGATATTTGGCAATCGGCCGGAATTGAGAACTATGACACTCGTACCATTGGAGTTACCAATGATTATGCGCGTACAGCAGGTTCAGAAGTGGTGGTAATTACATCCGGTTTGCCACGTAAACCCGGAATGAGCCGTGATGATTTAATTTCAATTAATGCCGGCATTGTAAAATCAGTTACAGAGAACGTAATAAAATATTCACCGGATGCTAAAATTATTGTGGTTAGCAATCCTTTGGATGTAATGACCTATTGTGCTTATTTGACAGCCAAGGTAGATAGCAGCAAAGTAATTGGTATGGCCGGAATTTTGGATACAGCCCGTTACCGTGCATTTTTAGCTGATGCTTTGAATACTTCTCCTAAAGAAATCCAGGCAGTATTAATGGGTGGACATGGTGATACCATGGTTCCGTTACCACGTTATACAACTGTTGCAGGTATTCCTGTTACAGAATTATTGGATAAAGCTACTTTGGATGCAATTATTCAACGTACCAAAACAGGTGGTGGAGAGTTGGTAAATTTGATGGGAACCTCTGCATGGTATGCTCCTGGTGCTGCAGCAGCTCAAATGGTTGAAAGTATTGTTCGCAACCAGAATCGTATTTTCCCATGTTGTGTTTGGTTGCAAGGAGAATACGGATTAAAAGACATTTACCTTGGTGTACCGGTTAAGTTAGGTAAAAACGGCGTTGAGCAAATTATTGAATTGAAATTAAACGAAGAAGAAAAACAATTGCTAAACGAATCAGCGAAAGCCGTTAAAGAGGTGTGCGATGTGTTGGATAGAATGAATGTGGTAACCGCCTAATTGAATAAAATTTTCAGAGGCTTAGACGTCAAAATCTTTCGAAGAATTTGCGTCTAAGCCTTTTTAATGCAGAAAAGAATGGAGAATAGTATCGAACCCGAAAAAACAAACAAAGGGTTTACCTTTTTTGATCCGGATTCTAAAGAAAAGGCAAGCGAACGATTGAGTTGTACTATGATGGGATGTGTTTTAGTTCCGGTTTTGGGTTTAGGATTGTTGGCTTTGTTCATGATTATTAATGTTTTGATAGGGTTGGTTAGAATGGCAACCTATTAATTTCAGAAACTGGAATACCGTATTCTTGGTTATTCAATTGAAGTAGTTTTTTCATAATAATTCCTAAACAGCTCGTTGATTATCAGGTGCTGCTGGAATAGAAATGGCAAATACACTACTTTAGGCCCATGTTTTCTTTGCAGGGCTTAACTCAAAAATTTATTAATTTTCATAAACTTGGTTGTGTTTGTCCAATGGGCGATTCCAACTTGGATTTGGCCATTTTTCAGTCTGTTTATGATTTACCGTTTGATCATTGGAATTCAGTAATTGGTGAAGAGAAATTACTATTAACTATACCGTATTTAGCAGCAGTTGAGGCTATGCCAACGCAAAACATGGCATTCCATTATTGTATTGTATACCATCAAACCTTGCCGGTTGGTGTATTTTATTTTCAGGAATTTGATTTCAGTTTGGCAGACATGAATGCCAATGTGGAAACTTCTCAATTAAATAACACCCTTAACCTTTTTGATAAGCTCAAGAATACGGTTTCTGCCGGATTTAAAAATATTCAATTACGCCTTTTAGTTGCCGGTAATTGTTATATCAGCGGTGATTATGGATTTTGTTTCGTGAATGGTTTTCCGAATGATAATTTTAGTTTAGTTCTAGATACTGCCATTCAAAAAATTATGCAATCCAAGAAAGACGGAAAGAAAATCCAAGGCATTTTGGTGAAGGATTTTTCAGAAAATCAAGAAGTATTGGTAGCAGGACTAAAAGAGAAGAATTATTTTCCTTTTCATGTTGATCCGAATATGGTATTGCAAATTCCGGAGGGCATTAAGACCATGGAAGAATTTGTGGCTCTTTTTTCATCTAAATATAGGGTTAGGGTTCGGTCATGTGAAAAGAAATTTAAAGGAGTTGAAAGCAGGTATTTTGGACTTGAAGACTTGGTAAAACATTACGATCAAATTAAGCGATTGTACCTGAATGTGGAGGAAAAGGCAGGCTTTAATTTGTTGAAGGTACCGGAAAACTATTTTATTGAATTAAAGAAAAATCTGGAAGATGCCTTTCTGTTTAGGGCCTATTTTATTGAAAATAAATTAGTAGGTTTTAGTTCTTCCTTTGTTTGGAGTAAAAAAGTGGAAGCACATTTTGTTGGGTTAGATTATGAATATAACCAGACCTATGGGCTTTATCAAAACATGTTATATGACTTTTTGAAACAGGCATTGGACGCTGGTTCAAATTGGTTGTATTTAGGAAGAACAGCCTTGGAAATAAAAAGCACTTTAGGCGCTGTTCCGGATCAAATGACCTTATTGGCTAAAAGTCCAAATGCATTATTTAATCGATTGGTACCGCCTATTTTTTCCAATTTAAAGCAGACTGAATGGATTCAAAGAAGACCCTTTAAGGATGGTGAAGAAGCCTAGATTTTCAATAAAAATCCATTGAAAAAATAAGATTTTCCAATTTGCAATCCGTTTAATTTAAAACCCTTGTCATTTCGTATTTAAAATCCTCAAAACGATAGCTACATCAGCTTTCAGGATAAAATGCTTTCCTTATTTACCTAAGGCTTTTTTGGCTTCATCAACAGTTATTCGCTTATTACCATTTAACCCTACTACGAAGGCATCTGCAAATCCTGCCTTTCTTACCATGCCTTGAAATTTTAAGGCTTCGGCAAAGTTGTCGAACATACCGGTTGTGTATTTGTACATTCCTTTATCGCTGTATTCAAAAATCTGATCCAATCCTTTAAATTTCGGGCTATTCAAAGACATTTGTTGACCGGAAGAGTAAAATTGCACCCGATAGCAAACTCCTTCGGCCGGAATGGGGTTTACTGGTTTAACTTCATTTACAGGAGTAACCGGATCTTTGATACCTTTTTTTAATTTCAATTCAGCAATTTCCATTTCTGTTTTCAACTTTTCTTTTTGCAATTCCTGTTTGTACTCTTCCAATTCAGTTTTGGACATTTTCTTAGCTTGTAAGGAATCTGACTTCAGGTTTCTAAGTTTAAAACTATCCGGAACTTCGGTTGTTTCAGGGTTAATTTCCTTTTTTTCTGAAGGCTCCGCTTCGGCTGTTTTATAGGTTTCAAGCTTACCCATTTCTTCTTGTCCTAGGAATGGATCGTCGTCTTTAGGTATGGTTTCGCCTTCGGACTGTGCTTTATACTCTCTAAATGCTTTGAAAATACTAACGGCAGTTTTATTTATACCATTACCGGATTTAAAATAGGCTTGTTCATCTTTGTTGGTTAAGAATCCGGATTCAATTAAAACAGCAGGCATGTTGGTTCTCCATAAAACAAGGAAACCGGCTTGTTTAACTCCGCGATCGAAGCGACCTGTTTTCTTGAACTTTTCCTGAATTTTGGATGCAAAGGCAAGACTTTGATCCAAATTTGCATTTTGATACAGACTGAAAATGATGGTTGCTTCTTCTGAATTGGGGTCAAAGCCATCGTATTTTTTCAAATAGTCTTGTTCTTGTAAAATGGAGGAGTTTTCACGTTTCGCTACTTCCAGGTTATCGGCCGATTTATGCAAACCCATGGCATAGGTTTCGGCTCCATAAGCAGTTTTACCTCCGGAGTTAAAGTGGATACAAATAAATAAATCTGCATTGTTTTTATTGGCAATTTCTGCCCGCTTGTGCAATTCGATAAAGGTGTCTGTTTTGCGGGTATAAACAACATCTACTTCGCCAAAATTGTCTTCGATCAATTTGCCCAATTTAAGGGCAACCTTTAATGCCATATCCTTTTCTCTTGTGCTGGAGCCCAGACATCCGGTGTCATGTCCTCCGTGGCCGGCATCAATTACAACGGTTTTAATGGCAAATTTTGCCTTTTTCTCAACGAGTTTAAATGAGGAATTTAATCCAAAGATGACAATCGAAAATAGAAAAAGAGCTAGTTTTCTCACTTTTTGAAGTATTGGTAGTTGGTTAACGTGATAGGTTGAATATTCTGTCAGCAAAGATGGAAGTTTTTTGCCTGAATACAAATGACTTGCCAAGAAAATCGAATAAATTTTGTGAATAAAGAGTTAAGGAGAATAGCCCACATGAGTTGCCATGTTAATTGGCTCAACTACTTTTAGGTAAGCAACTTTTCTTAATTCCAGAGGTCTAAAGGAGGATGTGCCGGAAAAGGTATGGGTGGAATTTCCGGTAATAACAAATTAGTTGCAATTCATATGGACGAAATAGATACAAAAACCAAGCAGAAATTAACCGATATTCGCAGCCGCATTTAGCCTTGTATCAGCATTTGTTCCATATCCGACCATTGAAGGGCCTGAAATGCCTGTTGTTGCTAAGTTTTTTCTGGCTGGTTGGGGTAGGGGTTATGGCTCAAAATCTACCCGTTTCAAACACTAAATTTGGACGAAAGTTGGCGGTGGATTTGTCGGATTCAACCAAGGTGGATTCCATTCAAGCAGTACATAACCAATTAATTGCTGTCCCTGAAAAAGCCGAAAAGGATACCTTGTTGGTAAGTTCTGATACCATTCCGGCTAAAAAAGATTCGTTAAAACCAAAGGAAGAAAAGTTGAAATCAAAG
It encodes:
- a CDS encoding N-acetylmuramoyl-L-alanine amidase, producing MRKLALFLFSIVIFGLNSSFKLVEKKAKFAIKTVVIDAGHGGHDTGCLGSSTREKDMALKVALKLGKLIEDNFGEVDVVYTRKTDTFIELHKRAEIANKNNADLFICIHFNSGGKTAYGAETYAMGLHKSADNLEVAKRENSSILQEQDYLKKYDGFDPNSEEATIIFSLYQNANLDQSLAFASKIQEKFKKTGRFDRGVKQAGFLVLWRTNMPAVLIESGFLTNKDEQAYFKSGNGINKTAVSIFKAFREYKAQSEGETIPKDDDPFLGQEEMGKLETYKTAEAEPSEKKEINPETTEVPDSFKLRNLKSDSLQAKKMSKTELEEYKQELQKEKLKTEMEIAELKLKKGIKDPVTPVNEVKPVNPIPAEGVCYRVQFYSSGQQMSLNSPKFKGLDQIFEYSDKGMYKYTTGMFDNFAEALKFQGMVRKAGFADAFVVGLNGNKRITVDEAKKALGK
- the mdh gene encoding malate dehydrogenase → MKITVVGAGNVGATCANVIAHKELANEVILLDIKEGIAEGKSLDIWQSAGIENYDTRTIGVTNDYARTAGSEVVVITSGLPRKPGMSRDDLISINAGIVKSVTENVIKYSPDAKIIVVSNPLDVMTYCAYLTAKVDSSKVIGMAGILDTARYRAFLADALNTSPKEIQAVLMGGHGDTMVPLPRYTTVAGIPVTELLDKATLDAIIQRTKTGGGELVNLMGTSAWYAPGAAAAQMVESIVRNQNRIFPCCVWLQGEYGLKDIYLGVPVKLGKNGVEQIIELKLNEEEKQLLNESAKAVKEVCDVLDRMNVVTA